The nucleotide window ccctccaaaccactcataccagctaccaaaccaactacttggattataccctttccatacctgagtaggcacatgcgctagtttaaccatatggctagtaagctcagctattgcttgcccttcgtcatctatttgaagacagcaattgctcaggttaaacttcccacatacacctccctctactgccaaaaggtaatccaaggctaatctattttggtagactgctgtcctcatcctggtgttatgcttcgctagaagattgagtgcttgtgaagtctcgttggtgataatctcaaccaccgcctgtaatcttataattcggttgagcatataaataggggttctataaccaaaggtaccatcctcagcccacgtggctggcccataataatctatgatacgctggggaggccattcattatcttcccaggtgcctatctctatgggtccccttttcttcctatgattcacatcatacactttaacacctaaagtctcacctgtttcaatcggtaacaagaagaaggatggtttgagcatacccaacacacatgccccttcccagtcctgtggcaactccgaataggctttcttaccacagatccagtacaaatttgctggggctctccaggtagatgtgatggataaatcaaaccacacatcctttaaattggcgtatctagcaaacgggttagatggttccgagacatttgaagccgaccaccaggttgtattctttgtatcatcatcataagctttttgccctagacaagttaattctcctacagaagtattatacattattcctttccttgctatgcaaacataacctatgatggaggtctttaatctccactcagatttacctctaacactcatatgataatcggcttgtgtagatattaattggtcaactgcctcagaaccggacattacctcctttgcttcccaaggccattggtctcccatgttagtacctccacacacatagcagttggtaacattaagactaccggcaatactttcagctaagtcaatgaacaggtttttagcattatgggggatcttattatctatactcatctcttcataaaaggaatggtatacttgatgagtttgggaggataccgtatcagtctctatccctataaacaataatgtcccaggatctaaacccgtcccgtatatctgaaacccaaataaattgccatatttgtctaagaacttatcggggttatttataagtatatggatgggattacattccatagacttacaatatgggctagtcggcaacttagtcactatcatgtctttgtctactgtctgtccccaagtcgcccaccccacacaagaccaatatgggcaaaagttatagtctttatttgggcatctaggacttacatatttatttttactactgggacaatatatatttatcattagacccatacgtcctctcccatctaagatccccacatacattccacggctttctaccacttgatatcgccttacacgcatcaaatagcagaacacccgaagaatgtacggattctaacaccgtcttattaattagggtcccctgaggatctccattcctgagagtcaaccaaattgtacgaggttgatactctggactgaagcacttaggttctcctactcctaaatggcacacactatagtctatatttaagtatctacatctcgatacatctcctttacactcgtattgtgaatgccaaattagggtttgggaaatatggttacctgttctcgtagtcttaatgcatacctcacagctaggagtgtctgtacctctaccttcctgaatataaaaacacatataaataaacactatcaaaagcacatctttcgccgtcatcctcagtcttcgtccgtgcgaaggcgcctcagcttccaggatgtgagggctgcagggaatggagttctgctcgtcttcacaggtgtcccttcgagactttcctggcttatatactatgtgttggtaagcggacaggctttattatggccttctcactcacgcaccaaatccctgtaacaataaaatttgtaatccacacgattcctcgttactccgactgagtagtgcgttttaaccggatcttgcagggattctctggatctgctgtaacttgccaagaatcgactgctgctggtttaaccctggagtgatgtatccacggagtcacttcggctacttttatcgctgtaggggtagacaaaagaacaacataaggacctctccacttgggccctaacggtacattattccactctttaatccacacttgatctcctggatgataactatgaacagggggataaatattcacaggtaatctatcttgtacccatttctgtacctcctccatagtcttacccaactctacaacctgctgccgggtaattccttctcccaactgactcaaatccccccttaagttaccaagtacgggaggtggtcgcccatacataatttcaaaaggagagaggcccatccttctggtaggggtactgcggattcgcaatagagctatgggtaagagaacgttccacttaagttgggtttcctgacacattttagccaactggttcttaatagttctattcattctctctaccttaccagaactctggggtctatatgcagtatgaagcctccactttataccaagcatatgagtcagttgttgtaggcactgatgaacaaaagctggaccattgtccgatcctatagaacagggtagtccatatcggggtattatttctcgtagcaggaatctcacaacttctcctgctttctctgtacgagtaggacatgcttctacccagcctgaataggtgcacacaattaccaacaggtaacgatgtccacccgatttaggcatcactgtaaagtctatttgtagatcggacatggggagtccccccataaactggactcctggtggctttactggtccttgtcttgcattatttttagcacacgttacacatcttcgtacaatggcctgagtcaagttggacaatcttggtatgtagaaatgttttctaagagattcttcattactgtctctcccagaatgtgtcccgttatgataattttggacaatttctaccgctagtgatgctggtatgactattcttccatcttctagctgataccacttgttctccaaatactttcctggttcagtctttaaccactcctcttcttgagctgtataaactggagtccattgggacagtggagttggtataagagcagctatatgccccacatactcctgattcagcagcacgcttagctgcactatctgccatccgatttcccttggttacatcaccatctcctctcagatgcgctcgacaatgtatgataccgacttctttcggctcccacactgcttccaatagttgtaggatttcagctgcatacttgatttctttgccttctgaattcagtagtcctctttctttatacaaagctccatgggcatgagtggttaaaaacgcatatttggagtccgtgtagatgtttactcttaaaccttcagccaattgtaacgctcgtgtcagtgctatcaattctgccttttgtgctgatgttcctttcgccagtggccgagcttctatcaccttgtctattgttgttactgcatatcctgcatagcggatcccttctttcacataactactaccgtcggtataatattgaacatcggggttctggatgggaaaatcacgaagatctggtctacttgagaatacttcatccattacttccaaacaatcatgttgactttcagtaggttgtggcaaaagggtagctggatttaaggtatttacagtctctaaatgcactcttgggttttcacacaacattgcttgatacttggtcatacggctgttactaaaccaatgatttcctttgtaatccaacaacgtctgtactgcatgtgggactcgtacataaagttcttgacccagagtgagtttatcggcttcagctactagcagggcggctgcagctacggctcttagacaaggtggaagtccgctggccactgcatccaattgcttagacatgtaggcaacaggtctttgccatgatcccaagtactgtgtcaatactcccacagccattcttctttgctcgtgtacatataagtagaatggtcgtgtgtgatcaggtagacctaatgctggggcactcatcaaagccttcttcacatcttcaaatgccgtttgctgttcttgggtccataagaaggggtcgtgctctgtacctttgatagctgcgtacagaggttttgccagtatcgcatagctgggaatccatatcct belongs to Pelobates fuscus isolate aPelFus1 chromosome 7, aPelFus1.pri, whole genome shotgun sequence and includes:
- the LOC134569256 gene encoding uncharacterized protein LOC134569256, whose protein sequence is YMPECPVQLLGRDMLSKLQAQITFLPNGTTSLKFNGPSGIMTLSVPKEEEWRLYTALTSQNPRSDETLFNIPGVWAENNPPGLARNIPPIKIELKHGVYPVSLRQYHIPQKAKKNIQSYLDKFIRYGILKFCTSPWNTPLLPVQKPGTDEYRPVQDLRAVNDAVVSIHPVVPNPYNLLALIPGGATYFTVLDLKDAFFCLRIAAESQCIFAFQWENAVTGSKRQMTWTRLPQGFKNSPTLFGSALSQDLLDFESIPGECVLLQYVDDLLIAAVTKEICQQATHDLLHILWKAGYKVSRKKAQLCLPTVKYLGFHISEGQRIMGPERKEAVCQIPIPKNRRQVREFLGAAGFCRIWIPSYAILAKPLYAAIKGTEHDPFLWTQEQQTAFEDVKKALMSAPALGLPDHTRPFYLYVHEQRRMAVGVLTQYLGSWQRPVAYMSKQLDAVASGLPPCLRAVAAAALLVAEADKLTLGQELYVRVPHAVQTLLDYKGNHWFSNSRMTKYQAMLCENPRVHLETVNTLNPATLLPQPTESQHDCLEVMDEVFSSRPDLRDFPIQNPDVQYYTDGSSYVKEGIRYAGYAVTTIDKVIEARPLAKGTSAQKAELIALTRALQLAEGLRVNIYTDSKYAFLTTHAHGALYKERGLLNSEGKEIKYAAEILQLLEAVWEPKEVGIIHCRAHLRGDGDVTKGNRMADSAAKRAADFTVMPKSGGHRYLLVIVCTYSGWVEACPTRTEKAGEVVRFLLREIIPRYGLPCSIGSDNGPAFVHQCLQQLTHMLGIKWRLHTAYRPQSSGKVERMNRTIKNQLAKMCQETQLKWNVLLPIALLRIRSTPTRRMGLSPFEIMYGRPPPVLGNLRGDLSQLGEGITRQQVVELGKTMEEVQKWVQDRLPVNIYPPVHSYHPGDQVWIKEWNNVPLGPKWRGPYVVLLSTPTAIKVAEVTPWIHHSRVKPAAVDSWQVTADPENPCKIRL